From Mustela erminea isolate mMusErm1 chromosome 1, mMusErm1.Pri, whole genome shotgun sequence, a single genomic window includes:
- the LPAR2 gene encoding lysophosphatidic acid receptor 2 isoform X3 gives MATMSRCYYNETIGFFYNNSGKELSSHWRPKDVVVVALGLTVSVLVLLTNLLVIAAIASNRRFHQPIYYLLGNLAAADLFAGVAYLFLMFHTGPRTARLSLEGWFVRQGLLDTSLTASVATLLAIAVERHRSVMAVQLHSRLPRGRVVLLIVGVWVAALGLGLLPAHSWHCLCALDRCSRMAPLLSRSYLAVWALSSLLVFLLMVAVYTRIFFYVRRRVQRMAEHVSCHPRYRETTLSLVKTVVIILGKSSRQREQKVRALQDRASASKEERRPVWLERSRREGQHRLEGHRSIRGLLDTRPGGAAPGWSGLQVLQRSGCGEVFPTLGGGQLTGQRCGVLVPRR, from the exons aTGGCCACCATGAGCCGGTGCTACTACAATGAGACCATCGGCTTTTTCTACAACAACAGTGGCAAGGAGCTCAGCTCCCACTGGCGGCCCAAAGATGTGGTTGTGGTGGCCCTGGGGCTGACCGTCAGCGTTCTGGTGCTCCTGACTAACTTGCTGGTGATCGCAGCTATCGCCTCCAACCGCCGCTTCCACCAGCCCATTTACTACCTGCTCGGCAACCTGGCCGCAGCCGACCTCTTTGCAGGCGTGGCCTACCTCTTCCTCATGTTTCACACGGGCCCTCGTACCGCCAGACTCTCGCTGGAGGGCTGGTTCGTGCGGCAGGGCCTGCTGGACACAAGCCTGACCGCCTCGGTGGCCACACTGTTAGCCATCGCCGTGGAGCGGCACCGCAGCGTGATGGCCGTGCAGCTGCACAGCCGCCTGCCCCGCGGCCGCGTTGTCCTGCTCATCGTGGGGGTGTGGGTGGCCGCgctgggcctggggctgctgCCCGCCCACTCGTGGCACTGCCTCTGCGCCCTGGACCGCTGCTCACGCATGGCCCCTCTGCTCAGCCGCTCCTACCTGGCTGTCTGGGCACTGTCCAGCCTGCTTGTCTTCCTGCTCATGGTGGCTGTCTATACCCGCATTTTCTTCTACGTGAGGCGGAGGGTGCAGCGCATGGCGGAGCACGTCAGCTGCCACCCCCGCTACCGAGAGACCACACTCAGCCTAGTCAAGACCGTTGTCATTATCCTGG ggaagagttccaggcagagggaacagaaggtCAGAGCCCTACAGGACCGGGCCAGTGCCTCCAAAGAGGAGAGGAGGCCCGTGTGgctggagagaagcaggagagaaggtCAGCACCGCCTCGAAGGGCACAG GAGCATTCGTGGTCTGCTGGACACCAGGCCAGGTGGTGCTGCTCCTGGATGGTCTGGGCTGCAAGTCCTGCAACGTTCTGGCTGTGGAGAAGTATTTCCTACTCTTGGCGGAGGCCAACTCACTGGTCAACGCTGTGGTGTACTCGTGCCGAGACGCTGA
- the LPAR2 gene encoding lysophosphatidic acid receptor 2 isoform X1: protein MATMSRCYYNETIGFFYNNSGKELSSHWRPKDVVVVALGLTVSVLVLLTNLLVIAAIASNRRFHQPIYYLLGNLAAADLFAGVAYLFLMFHTGPRTARLSLEGWFVRQGLLDTSLTASVATLLAIAVERHRSVMAVQLHSRLPRGRVVLLIVGVWVAALGLGLLPAHSWHCLCALDRCSRMAPLLSRSYLAVWALSSLLVFLLMVAVYTRIFFYVRRRVQRMAEHVSCHPRYRETTLSLVKTVVIILGKSSRQREQKVRALQDRASASKEERRPVWLERSRREGAFVVCWTPGQVVLLLDGLGCKSCNVLAVEKYFLLLAEANSLVNAVVYSCRDAEMRRTFRRLLCCLCLRRSPHESARYAPSTRTGASTRIMLPENGHPLMDSTL, encoded by the exons aTGGCCACCATGAGCCGGTGCTACTACAATGAGACCATCGGCTTTTTCTACAACAACAGTGGCAAGGAGCTCAGCTCCCACTGGCGGCCCAAAGATGTGGTTGTGGTGGCCCTGGGGCTGACCGTCAGCGTTCTGGTGCTCCTGACTAACTTGCTGGTGATCGCAGCTATCGCCTCCAACCGCCGCTTCCACCAGCCCATTTACTACCTGCTCGGCAACCTGGCCGCAGCCGACCTCTTTGCAGGCGTGGCCTACCTCTTCCTCATGTTTCACACGGGCCCTCGTACCGCCAGACTCTCGCTGGAGGGCTGGTTCGTGCGGCAGGGCCTGCTGGACACAAGCCTGACCGCCTCGGTGGCCACACTGTTAGCCATCGCCGTGGAGCGGCACCGCAGCGTGATGGCCGTGCAGCTGCACAGCCGCCTGCCCCGCGGCCGCGTTGTCCTGCTCATCGTGGGGGTGTGGGTGGCCGCgctgggcctggggctgctgCCCGCCCACTCGTGGCACTGCCTCTGCGCCCTGGACCGCTGCTCACGCATGGCCCCTCTGCTCAGCCGCTCCTACCTGGCTGTCTGGGCACTGTCCAGCCTGCTTGTCTTCCTGCTCATGGTGGCTGTCTATACCCGCATTTTCTTCTACGTGAGGCGGAGGGTGCAGCGCATGGCGGAGCACGTCAGCTGCCACCCCCGCTACCGAGAGACCACACTCAGCCTAGTCAAGACCGTTGTCATTATCCTGG ggaagagttccaggcagagggaacagaaggtCAGAGCCCTACAGGACCGGGCCAGTGCCTCCAAAGAGGAGAGGAGGCCCGTGTGgctggagagaagcaggagagaag GAGCATTCGTGGTCTGCTGGACACCAGGCCAGGTGGTGCTGCTCCTGGATGGTCTGGGCTGCAAGTCCTGCAACGTTCTGGCTGTGGAGAAGTATTTCCTACTCTTGGCGGAGGCCAACTCACTGGTCAACGCTGTGGTGTACTCGTGCCGAGACGCTGAGATGCGTCGCACCTTCCGCCGCCTCCTCTGTTGTCTGTGCCTTCGCCGGTCGCCCCACGAGTCTGCCCGCTATGCTCCCTCCACCCGAACAGGGGCCAGCACGCGCATCATGCTTCCAGAGAACGGCCATCCCCTGATGGACTCCACCCTGTAG
- the LPAR2 gene encoding lysophosphatidic acid receptor 2 isoform X2 has translation MATMSRCYYNETIGFFYNNSGKELSSHWRPKDVVVVALGLTVSVLVLLTNLLVIAAIASNRRFHQPIYYLLGNLAAADLFAGVAYLFLMFHTGPRTARLSLEGWFVRQGLLDTSLTASVATLLAIAVERHRSVMAVQLHSRLPRGRVVLLIVGVWVAALGLGLLPAHSWHCLCALDRCSRMAPLLSRSYLAVWALSSLLVFLLMVAVYTRIFFYVRRRVQRMAEHVSCHPRYRETTLSLVKTVVIILGAFVVCWTPGQVVLLLDGLGCKSCNVLAVEKYFLLLAEANSLVNAVVYSCRDAEMRRTFRRLLCCLCLRRSPHESARYAPSTRTGASTRIMLPENGHPLMDSTL, from the exons aTGGCCACCATGAGCCGGTGCTACTACAATGAGACCATCGGCTTTTTCTACAACAACAGTGGCAAGGAGCTCAGCTCCCACTGGCGGCCCAAAGATGTGGTTGTGGTGGCCCTGGGGCTGACCGTCAGCGTTCTGGTGCTCCTGACTAACTTGCTGGTGATCGCAGCTATCGCCTCCAACCGCCGCTTCCACCAGCCCATTTACTACCTGCTCGGCAACCTGGCCGCAGCCGACCTCTTTGCAGGCGTGGCCTACCTCTTCCTCATGTTTCACACGGGCCCTCGTACCGCCAGACTCTCGCTGGAGGGCTGGTTCGTGCGGCAGGGCCTGCTGGACACAAGCCTGACCGCCTCGGTGGCCACACTGTTAGCCATCGCCGTGGAGCGGCACCGCAGCGTGATGGCCGTGCAGCTGCACAGCCGCCTGCCCCGCGGCCGCGTTGTCCTGCTCATCGTGGGGGTGTGGGTGGCCGCgctgggcctggggctgctgCCCGCCCACTCGTGGCACTGCCTCTGCGCCCTGGACCGCTGCTCACGCATGGCCCCTCTGCTCAGCCGCTCCTACCTGGCTGTCTGGGCACTGTCCAGCCTGCTTGTCTTCCTGCTCATGGTGGCTGTCTATACCCGCATTTTCTTCTACGTGAGGCGGAGGGTGCAGCGCATGGCGGAGCACGTCAGCTGCCACCCCCGCTACCGAGAGACCACACTCAGCCTAGTCAAGACCGTTGTCATTATCCTGG GAGCATTCGTGGTCTGCTGGACACCAGGCCAGGTGGTGCTGCTCCTGGATGGTCTGGGCTGCAAGTCCTGCAACGTTCTGGCTGTGGAGAAGTATTTCCTACTCTTGGCGGAGGCCAACTCACTGGTCAACGCTGTGGTGTACTCGTGCCGAGACGCTGAGATGCGTCGCACCTTCCGCCGCCTCCTCTGTTGTCTGTGCCTTCGCCGGTCGCCCCACGAGTCTGCCCGCTATGCTCCCTCCACCCGAACAGGGGCCAGCACGCGCATCATGCTTCCAGAGAACGGCCATCCCCTGATGGACTCCACCCTGTAG